In Bacillota bacterium, the DNA window CACGCGATCGGCCGCGTCTCGACGTCGGCGTTCCGGGCATCGATCCCCGACACCTGTGCCTCGTGCCACGGCAACGACGAACTGATGGCAAAGCACGGCGTCATGACGGGGACGGTCTCCAGCTACGAGGCGGAGTTCCACGGCATGACGGCCTCCCTGCTCAAGGAAGCAGGGGCAGCACGCATCCCGGTGGCCGTGTGCTCCGACTGCCACGGGGTGCACAAGATCCTGCCGGCTTCCGATCCCAACTCGACGGTGTTTGTCACGAACCTGGTCACCACCTGCCGCAAGTGCCATCCTGACTCCACCGAGGCCTTCGCCACCGCCTGGAGCCGGCATCGCAATCCCGAATCGCACCCTCTGGTCGGCGGCATCGCGTGGTTCTACCGGATCGTCACCGGGATATCCGTGCTGGGCTTTTTGGGCTACATCGGCCTGGAGCTGGCTCACCAGCGAGCACGGAAGAGGGGGCTTTAGCCGTGAGCAACGTGGGCGCGCATCAGGCCGTTGAGGCGCTTGCGCGACGCGGCGTCGTGTCCGGGGAGACGTACGTCCGCCGCTTCTCGATATGGCAGGTCATCCAGCACACCGTCCTGATGGTAAGCTTCACGGGCCTGGCCCTGACGGGGCTCCCGCAGAAGTACGCCCAACTCGGCGTATCCCGCTGGTTCATCGGCGTCCTGGGCGGGATCGAGTGGGTCCGCATCATCCACCACTGGCTCGCATTCGTCCTGGGGGCGCTCGCGGTCGTTCACCTCGTCGAGCTTGCGATCCGGGCCGTCCGATACGGCCTGCGGTCCGAGATGTGGCCCAGCATCAGCGACGTGCGGGACCTGATGCACCAGCTCCGGTATTTCATGGGCCTCGAGCAGAGCCCGCCCCAGTTCGGCCGGTACTCGTTCAAGGAGAAGTTTGAGTACTGGGCCGTCATCTGGGGTACCGCGGTAATGGGGCTGACGGGGCTGGTGCTGTTCTACCCGGAGACTGCCACCCGGTTCTTCCCCGGCGTCATCGTGCCGGCGTCCCGGGCGGCGCATGGGGGCGAGGCCGTACTGGCCGTGCTTGCCATCCTCATCTGGCACATGTACAACGCTCACCTGAGACCCGACGTCTTCCCGATGGACACGGTCATCTTCACGGGCCGCATCTCCACCCGCCGCATGGAAGAGGAGCACCCGCTGGAGCTCAGGCAGATGCAGGCGGCTGCCGGCAAGCCCGGAAGGGAAGGGGGCCCATAATCCCCCGATCTAGTGCTGCCGTGATGGGAGGTGTCCATTTGCCAATGCGAGGTCGTGTCACCGTTGCGCTGGTGGTCGTTGGCCTCGTTCTGTCCTCCGTTGCGGCCGCGCTGGCGGCTGAACAGGCCAAGGTGCCCGAGATCCCTGGCGTCACGATCCAGGACCCGAAGCCGAACGGGTGCAATGACTGCCACCGGAAGGTGAGCCCCGAGAAGGACTACACGCTGCGAACCGAGATCGCCAACATGGTCAAGGCGGGGACCCACCCGAAGGTGTCAGAGCGCCTGCTGCAGGACCTGCCCAAGCAGTGCGTGACCTGCCACAAGCCGGACAGCAAGCAGCCGTTCGGTGAGGTCCTGCACAAGGCACACCTGGTGGGCGGGGCAGAGAACCACTTCATCACTGCCTACCAGGGCCAGTGCATGTACTGCCACTCGCTGGATCCCGGGACCGGCAGCATGAAGGTGAAGGGGCTGTAGAGGAGAGCGGGGGGCCTGAAAACCCCGACAAGAGGCTCCGGATCGGGGAAGGCCCCCTCTCCCTTCCGGATTGGGGGACGGTGCAGATGCCGGGCGAAAGGCGCTCTCGCAAGATCCGGGTGTGGGTGGGGGTGCTTGTCCTGGTCGGGGCCACGGCCTACCTGATGGCCACGGGCTTCCGGGGGGCGACCACCTACTATCTGTTGCCGGAGGAGGCGTTGAACCGCGCCGCCCAGACGGGCCGGAGCCTGCCGGTGCGCATCCGCGGCCGCGTCGAACCGGGAACGCTCGGCTTCGACCCGGCCGCCATGGCCGTGCGCTTCCGCCTCGGGCCGGACCTGGCGGGGCAGGACGGCGGGGCTGCGGGGGATCCGTCGACGGCCTCCGCAGCAGCGCGCACGGCGCCCGGCAACCTCATCGACGTCGCGTACCGGGGAGCCCCCCCTGACAACCTGGCGGAGGGTAAGCAGGTCATCGTGGAAGGCCGGCTGGGCCCGGATGGGCGGCTCACGGCGAGCCAGTTGCTGGTGACCTGCCCGTCACGCTACGAGAGCGACAAGTAGGCGAGAGAAGGGATCGAGTGGCCAACCAGGAGGCGAGCGAGCGCATCCGGGTGGTGGTGGCCGACGACCACACCATCGTCCGAGAAGGCCTGGTCATGATCCTCCGGTCCGCGCCGGACATTGACGTGGTCGGCGAGGCCTCCGACGCAGAGCAGGCCATCGCCATGGTGGAGAAGCTGCAGCCCCACGTGGTGCTCATGGACATCTCGATGCCGGGGATCTCCGGGCTTGAAGCCATCCGGCACATCCGGCGCAACTTTCCCCAGGTCAAGGTCATTGCGCTGACCATCCACGAGACCGAGGACTACATCGTGCACGCCCTGAGGGCGGGGGTGCACGGGTACCTGGTCAAGCGGGCGGCCGCCCAGGAACTGCTGAGCGCCATCCGTGCCGTCATACGGGGCGAGTCGTACCTGCACCCGGCCATCGTCAAGGTGGTGTTGAACGACTACCTGCAGCGTCTGGAGCACGGGCAGGAGGAGCCGGTCCTCACCGAACGGGAGCGGGAGATCGTCCGGCTCATCGCCGAAGGCTACAAGAACCGCGAGATCGCGCAGCGGCTCAACATCAGCCTCAAAACCGTGGAGACGCACCGGGCCAACATCATGCAGAAACTCAACATCAGCGACCGCGTGCAGCTGGTGCGCTTCGCCATCCGGACCCGCCTCATAGAACCGTAGGTAGCTCGCCCCGACGAGATAAGGTCTCTACCCCGCCCCGCTACACCCCGCACCTGATACCCTGCCGGCCCACGTGGCGGTAAGGTCAGGGCGGGGGATCCACAGATGGCTTTCCGGTCTACCCATGCAGGGGATACACCTGATCGGCGGGACGAAGTGCTCGGCGCGCTGAGGGCACGGCTTCCCGTCGCCGGGCTCTTCTTCGCCGTCGGTCTGGGCCTTCTGGCGGTTGGCTGCTGCTTTGGAACGGCCGGAGCGGTCGTGGGCCTCTACGGCTTCTGTCTTTCCATGGTCGCGGGCGCGGCG includes these proteins:
- a CDS encoding response regulator transcription factor — encoded protein: MANQEASERIRVVVADDHTIVREGLVMILRSAPDIDVVGEASDAEQAIAMVEKLQPHVVLMDISMPGISGLEAIRHIRRNFPQVKVIALTIHETEDYIVHALRAGVHGYLVKRAAAQELLSAIRAVIRGESYLHPAIVKVVLNDYLQRLEHGQEEPVLTEREREIVRLIAEGYKNREIAQRLNISLKTVETHRANIMQKLNISDRVQLVRFAIRTRLIEP
- a CDS encoding cytochrome c3 family protein, with amino-acid sequence MRGRVTVALVVVGLVLSSVAAALAAEQAKVPEIPGVTIQDPKPNGCNDCHRKVSPEKDYTLRTEIANMVKAGTHPKVSERLLQDLPKQCVTCHKPDSKQPFGEVLHKAHLVGGAENHFITAYQGQCMYCHSLDPGTGSMKVKGL
- a CDS encoding cytochrome c maturation protein CcmE, with product MPGERRSRKIRVWVGVLVLVGATAYLMATGFRGATTYYLLPEEALNRAAQTGRSLPVRIRGRVEPGTLGFDPAAMAVRFRLGPDLAGQDGGAAGDPSTASAAARTAPGNLIDVAYRGAPPDNLAEGKQVIVEGRLGPDGRLTASQLLVTCPSRYESDK
- a CDS encoding cytochrome b/b6 domain-containing protein, which encodes MSNVGAHQAVEALARRGVVSGETYVRRFSIWQVIQHTVLMVSFTGLALTGLPQKYAQLGVSRWFIGVLGGIEWVRIIHHWLAFVLGALAVVHLVELAIRAVRYGLRSEMWPSISDVRDLMHQLRYFMGLEQSPPQFGRYSFKEKFEYWAVIWGTAVMGLTGLVLFYPETATRFFPGVIVPASRAAHGGEAVLAVLAILIWHMYNAHLRPDVFPMDTVIFTGRISTRRMEEEHPLELRQMQAAAGKPGREGGP